AATTGTTGAAAAAAGTTATTATCTTGTTGTAAATATTTTTCTAATTCTTCTAAAAATTGCATTGTGTCAAGAAAATTGTGTCTAGTCATAGGATAACCTCGCTGTGAATATTTTCTTTGGTGTATGAGTGTTGCTCACGATAGAGTTGAAAGTAATACTCCCAATTTTTTAACTTTCTTTTTAAGAACTTCTCATTTTGGTATCTTAATAACAGGTAAAGATATTTCTCAGCTGAAGCCTCGCTTTGACACATTTCCATTGTTTTTAATCTCCTTTTAAGTTCTTTAAAGAGTCTTTCCAGGGCATTGTTTGTATACACCATGCTTCGTATTCCTTCAGGTAATTCCATGTAAGTGAATATATTCTCTCTTATTGTCAAGAGGTTATTCATTAAGTTGGGATAGATATTTTTCCATTTTTGTGTAAATTTCATAAACAATTGTTCTGCCTCCTGTTTGTCTTTGGCATGAAATACCTCTTTTATTTCAGTGGCAATGATATTTCTGTGTTGAACTCTCACTTTAGCCAGTATGTTTCTCATGACATGGACTACACAGGGCTGATACTTTGTGTGGGGATATATCTGTTATGACGTTTTTCATACCACTTAAGCCATCAGAGACAATAAAATGAATCTGTTTGACACCTCTTTTCTCTTATATCAGCAATTTCCCGCCAGTTATAAGCACTTTCCATGCCTCCTGGCAGGTAGTATCCTAAAATCTCCCGTCTTCCCTCAGGTGTAATGCCTATAGCTACATATATTGATTCATTTTCTACCCTATCTCTCTTGATAGAAACACCATAGCATCCAGAAATACCCGGCATATTCTTCCATGAGAGGGCGACTACGCCACTTCTGAATCTCTTCTATGCCTACCTGGCTTATCCTTGAGATGTTAGCATAAGAAATCTTTATTTCATAAAGCTCTTTTAAAACTTCTGCTATCTTCCTTGTTGACATTCCTGATATCAATGCATCTAAGTCTTCCTTGCGATAGGGAAGAAGGGCATTATTAAATCCATTATCCCTTGTTCTTGGAACACGTATGGCTGTAAGCTCGCCAAAAGCTGTCTTTAAATCCCTTTCGTAAAAGCCATTGCCTTTTGTGGGTGGATTGTTTTCCAGGTAAATCTCTCTTTCCTCTTTTAACATACTCTCTAATACTTCCCCCGTTGCGTCAAATAAAAAAGTACTCGAAATTCGAATCATTGCCTCATAAAAAAAAGTACTCAAAAATTCCATACAGTTTCCTCCAAATTTTTGTTTTTTACATTCTTTTTCTTTTGAAGGCTGAAAAGTTTTCTCTGGCAAGCTGTAATTTTTTGTCTTAGGTGAAACAAATCGAGAGCCTTATAAAGCCTTGTTAGGCGTTCCTTTTGTGCCTCACTTACATAAGAGCTTTCTAAAAGCCGCTGGTAGGGAGTTTTAATATCATCATGCTTCTTTTGCACCTTGCTTCCGATTCTTTTTTTCTCTGTCATTTTCATAACCGGTTGAAAAAATTTGGCATAAAGCCTGAGATACGCATAGAGTCGGTTCAAGTAGTAGACTTCTTCCTCGGTATCGTAGCGGAAGTATCCAACATTCTGGCGGACTATGGAATAGTTTTTCTGCTCAACGTAGCAGTTATCATTGGAACGGGAGCTTCTCCCCCTTGTAAATTTTATCTGGTTCTTCTCACACCAATCACGCAGAGGATGATTAATAAATTCAGCACCGGTATCAGAATCAATTCCCCGTAAATCAAAAGGAAGTCTTCTTTGGACTTTTTCTATGGCTTCTCTTACCCATTTTGAAGCTTTGTTTTTGATTGCCACAAGTTCTGTCCAACCGCTCCAAACATCCACCATATTTAATGTTTGAGCAAAATCTCCCCGGCTATTTCCTCCCTCATGGGCAACCAGATCAATCTCCATAAAACCAGGGCAATTTTCATCCCACTCTGCCCACGTGCGTATAGCTATTTGTTGCTTTAACAACGTTCCAGGCTTTGTACCTTTTCGTCCTTTTATCTCAAGCTTTTACGCTCATGTTTCAAAGTCGGTCAATACTTGAAGCACTTATATGGCGCAAGTTTTCTATAGCCTGTGGAGAACCGTGGAGATGTCCGTTTGCTAAGAGATTATCTAAAACTTCATTTAAAATTGGCTTTAAACGTTTGCCACACATGTAGTTTTCAATTTCCCAGACCTTTTTTAGAAGTTTTAGTTCCTCTTCGCCGAATTTTTTCTTTCTGCCAGGTCTTTTGCCCTTCTTGGCTATGTCGGCTTTAAGGTAATTTTTCTTGCCTACATAGATGGTTTTTCCGTGCTGCCTCAAGAGCCTGGCGGCATAGTTTCGATTTTTTAGGCCTGTTATCCTCACAAAATAATCCAGTATCTCCATTTTTTCCTTTTTGCTGGCTTTTTGATACTCTTTCGCCGTTTCCCTGTAAATAGGTCTCCTTTCAAACATCGCTAACTCCACCTTGTACCTCCAGTTCTTTGAACTGGATTATTTTACACAAATTTAAAGTACTTTTTTATTTTGAAGCAACGTTCCCTTTTCGAGTACTTTTATTATGAAGCAATTCGCTTCCTTGACAATTGGTTTGAATAGCTCTAGAATATTCTTCGTCTCAATCATATCTGGCCTCCTGTGATAGTTTTATTTATATTATCACAGGAGGTTATCTTTTTCCTACCAGACACAATTAAGTATACACTGCCCTTTTTTTAGCTTGATCTGACATAAAATCCTCCTACTTTCAATTATTAAGGGATATTTTAAAAAAAATAACAAAAAAAAATTTTTTTTGTCTAAAATAGACAGAAATAATTTTTGTTTTGTGCTTGAGAATTTCCCGTTGCGTCAAATAAAAAAGTACTCGAAATTCGAATCATTGCCTCATAAAAAAAAGTACTCAAAAATTCCATACAGTTTCCTCCAAATTTTTGTTTTTTACATTCTTTTTCTTTTGAAGGCTGAAAAGTTTTCTCTGGCAAGCCGTAATTTTTTGTCTTAGGTGAAACAAATCGAGAGCCTTATAAAGCCTTGTTAGGCGTTCCTTTTGTGCCTCACTTACATAAGAGCTTTCTAAAAGCCGTTGGTAGGGAGTTTTAATATCATCATGCTTCTTTTGCACCTTGCTTCCGATTCTCTTTTTCTGTCATTTTCATAACGGTTGAAAAAGTTGGCATAAAGCCTGAGATACGCATAGAGTCGGTTCAAGTAGTAGACTTCTTCCTCGGTATCGTAGCGGAAGTATCCAACATTCTGGCGGACTATGGAATAGTTTTTCTGCTCAACGTAGCAGTTATCATTGGAACGGAGCTTCTCCCCTTGTAAATTTTATCTGGTTCTTCTCACACCAATCACGCAGAGGATGATTAATAAATTCAGCACCGTATCAGAATCAATTCCCCGTAACTCAAAAGGAAGTCTTCCTTTGACTTTTATGGCTTCTCTTACCCATTTTGAAGCTTTGTTTTGATTGCCACAAGTTCTGTCCAACCGCTCCAAACATCCACCATATTTAATGTTTGAGCAAAGTCTCCCCGGCTATTTCCTCCCTCATGGGCTACCAGATCAATCTCCATGAACCCAGGGCAATTTTCATCCCACTCTGCCCACGTGCGTATAGCTATTTGTTGCTTTAATAGCGTTCCAGGTTTTGTGCCTTTTCGTCCTTTTATCTCAAGCTTTTTACGCTCATGTTTCAAAAGTCGGTCAATACTTGAAGCACTTATATGGCGCAAGTTTTCTATAGCCTGTGGAGAACCGTGGAGATGTCCGTTTGCTAAGAGATTATCTAAAACTTCATTTAAAATTGGCTTTAAACGTTTGCCACACATGTAGTTTTCAATTTCCCAGACCTTTTTTAGAAGTTTTAGTTCCTCTTCGCCGAATTTTTTCTTTCTGCCAGGTCTTTTGCCCTTTTTGGCTATGTCGGCTTTAAGGTAATTTTTCTTGCCTACATAGATGGTTTTTCCGTGCTGCCTCAAGAGCCTGGCGGCATAGTTTCGGTTTTTTAAACCTGTTATCCTCACAAAATAATCCAGTATCTCCATTTTTTCCTTTTTGCTGGCTTTTTGATATTGTTTTGCCGTTTCCCTGTAAATAGGTCTCCTTTCAAACATCGCCACCCCAATTCCGGTTGGCGAGCTTGTCGAGCCACGGTTGGCGAGCCTGTCGAGCCACGGTTGGCGAGCTTGTCGAGCCACGGTTGGCGAGCTTGTCGAGCCACGGTTGGCGAGCTTGTCGAGCCACGGTTGGCGAGCTTGTCGAGCCACGGTTGGCGAGCTTGTCGAGCCACGGTTGGCGAGCTTGTCGAGCCACGGTTGGCGAGCTTGTCGAGCCACGGTTGGCGAGCTTGTCGAGCCATGAACTGGATTATTTTACACAAATTTAAAGTACTTTTTTATTTTGAAGCAACGTTCCCTTTTCGAGTACTTTTATTATGAAGCAATTCGGGTACTTGACAAAGTCAGGGAAATATGCTATAATATATCCCTCTTAAAGAGTGCCCCCATCGTCTAGGGGTTAGGACACAGGGTTTTCATCCCTGCAACCGGGGTTCAAGTCCCCGTGGGGGTAATACGGCTGGTTTCGACCAGCCTTTTTTTATTTTTTGATTGAACAAGATAGTTTCTCCGTGTAAGAGCAAAAAATCTTTTAAAATTTCTCAAAAACACTTGTTTTTTTTTTCTCTTTATGCTAAAATAAGCACAAGAGAATTCGCACAAGGAGGGATGTATGAGAAAATTACTTGTTACGTTATCCATTATTGGAATGGTGTTATGGTTTGCAGGATGTTCATCAGTACCCAAAAAAGAACTTGAAGAAGCCAAAAAAGCTATTGAACAAGCCCAGGCAGTCGATGCGGCCTTATTTGCCTCTTCGGAGTTAGCAGCAGCTCAGAATGACTATGATGCTGCCAACAAATTCGTAGAAAATAAAAAGAACAAAGAGGCAAAAGAAAAGGCTGTTTCCTCGAAACAGAAAGCAGATGAAGCTTACAGTCTTGCCCGTGAACGTCGTGCTGAGGACATTTATCAAAAGAATGTTGCTTTAATGAACCAGATTAAGGAAAACTTTGGTGAGAAGCGGGCTCCTGAAGCGTATGAAGATGCTGTATCCTCTTTTAATGCTTTCGAACAGACCTATGCAAAAAAGGATCCTGATGCAACCTATCAGGAGGGTTCAAAGCTGTATGAAAAACTTTCTCCTCTTGCGCAAAAACTCCTTGCCGATGTTGAGCAGGCAACGGCTGCTGTAACCGCAGCGCAGGACAAGTACTATGCGGCAGAGAATCGTGATATTGTGAAAACCTATGCCTCCAAGGAGCTTTCGGATGCGGCTGTTATCCTGCAGCGAGCCAAGGAAGCTCTTGCAAATGGTGATCTGGAAGAGGCTATCTCTCTCGCTCAACAGGCTTCTGCCCTGATTGATGGTGCCATTACCAAGGCAGAGCAGGCCTATCAGCAAGAGTTGGCTTCCCAACAGCAAGTTAGCCCTGCAGAAGGGAATATTAATACCAACAAGCAAAAGGCAGAACAGTACATTGATGAAGCCAAGAAAAAGCTAGAAGAACTTAAAAAACGTCGCGGAAGTAGTTATCTTCCTTTAGAAGCGTCGTTTACGTATGTTGCTGCCGGTGAGGGAGAAGAAGAGGTGAATGATGCGATGGTGGAAAAATACATAAAACTTGCAGAAGATGCCTATGCTCGCGAAGAGTATCTTGATGCTATTGATTATGCCCGAGAGGCTATTCGACTGGCTGATATGCTCCTTGCTATGGAAACGGCTGCCACGTATACGGTGAAACTTAATCCGGCTAATAGAGACTGTCTCTGGAAGATCGCGGGATATATGTATAACAATCGTTACTGGCTCTGGCCTATGATCTGGAGAGCCAACAAATACCAGATCAAGGATCCCGACCTCATCTATCCCGGTCAGGTTTTCAAAATTCCTCCGATGGTTGGAGAGGGAAAGTAGATTGCTCAGGGGCTATCTGATAACCAGGTAGCCCCTTTTTTTTGTAAAAACTTGTTTTTCAAGATGTTTTGTGTTATTATTAATAAGATCTTCGTTCGATTCAATCAAAGCGTCTCGTGAATCCTGGTTTTCTCCAAGGACCGTTTGTTGCAGTGTATGGTTTTGGTGGAGTCGGGATTTATCTTTTGAGCGAGCTTTTCCCATTTGAACGTTGGGGAGTATGGGCATGGATTGCCCTTGTTCTTTTGCCTTCTGTCGTTGAATATATTGCCGGTTGGTTTACGGAAACATGGTTTGGGGTAAAATTGTGGGATTATAGTGATTTGCCGTTCCATCTTCATGGTCGTGTGTGTCTCTTGTTTAGTTTTTTCTGGGGATTGCTAGCTGTTGGAGTCATTCTGTGGGTCCAGCCTGCACTTCTCTCTCTGATACACAGCCTTCCGGGAGAGTGGCGATGGCTTCTTACGGGATGGCTCAGCATGTATCTTGTCGTTGACTTTTGGTTTTCTGCCAATATGTACCAGCGCTATGCTCGATGGATACGTCAACTCAAAGAAAATCTTTCCCAAATTCCTGAAAGACTTATCATTCCTTCTATGTCCCTCAAAGAAAGCCAGCGATACTTTAAAAGACTTTTTCATCCCATGGAGGTTTTTCCCCATCTGGCGAAGCAGTTTCGGGAACGTTTAAAGGAGACGCCGGATTCTTTTCTTGAGTTTGTGAAACGGTTTCTTCCCAGGGAGTAGGTATGCCACTTCTCGTGAAACGTTATACTCTTGCCATGGTGAGGCGGAGAATTTATCTGCGTTTAAATACTATTCGACATCATGATAACAGCATACTCTATCACAATCTCCGTGTAGCAAGGGTAGCTTACCGGTGGGCAATGTTTCTGAAAAAGTTTTTTTCGCGTCATATAAAAACAAAGGCGCTCATCCGGGGAGCTCTCCTCAACGATTTTTTCTTTTATGATTGGCGGCGAGAGAAACCTCCGAGTGGCAAGCTTCACGCCTTTGAGCATCCCAGAGAATCAGCAAAAAATGCCCATTATTACTATAGAATTACCAGGCGCGAACGAAATATCATTCTTTCTCATATGTGGCCACTAGGGATATGGCCGCGATATAGCGAAAGCTGGCTTGTCAGTATGGCTGACAAGTGGGTTTCTTTGAAAGAGTTTTTACGAAAATGGTTGAAAAAGGAGTATACTCGTGTTTGAAACAAAAATTGGACAAATCGTATTTCGAAATCCGGTCATGACGGCTTCAGGAACGTTCGGGATGGGGGATCCCTTTCGAGATTTTTATGACTATAGCCAACTCGGTGGAGTGGTACTCAAGACACTGACACCCCGCCCTAGAAAAGGAAATCCACCCCCACGCCTTTATGAAACCCCAGCAGGGCTTTTGAACTCCATTGGTCTCGAAAACGAGGGATTTGATGTCTTTGAACGAGAGGTTCTGGAGAAAAATCCCTTTGCTGAGTGGAAAACCAATGTCATTGTGAGTCTTGCCGGTGATGAAGAGGGGGATTTTGTACAGCTTGCTTCACGGTGTGGAAAGCTTCCTGGTGTTTCGGCGATTGAGTTAAACCTGAGTTGTCCCAATGTCCACGCGGGAGGGGCAACGTTTGATAGTGAGCAGGAAGCTGTGTATCGGATTGTTTCGGAAGCCATTGAACAATCGTCTCTTCCTGTGTTTGTTAAACTCAGTCCCCAGCATGACCTGGTAAGAAATGCCCGAGTAGCGGAAAAAGCAGGAGCGGCTGCCGTGACGATTTCTAATACTTATCTTGGGATGGCAATTGATATTCACAGGAAAAGTTTTGTTTTTGCCAGAAAGTTTGCTGGATTTTCCGGACCGGCGGTAAAACCTATGGCTTTAGCTCATGTCTATCGGGTTTCTCGGGAGGTGAATATTCCTGTGATTGCAAGTGGCGGTATAGCCTCTGGGGAGGATGCGGCAGAGTTTTTGCTTGCAGGAGCCCGTTTATTGCAGATAGGGACAATGGGTTTTGTGAAACCAACGCTTGCGGTAGAGGTGGTGGATTTTCTTGAGCGTTTTTTTGGGGATGTTGCTCCAGAGCCTCTTAGCTAAGATCGTCAACAATCCGGTTTTTCCCCTGGCGTTTTGCCTGATACATGAGATTGTCAGCCCTTTCGATGGCGTTTTGTACTCCTTCAGGGGATCGAAGAGCCGTGACACCAATCGACGCGGTAATATGAATGTTGCCTGTGGGAGTTTCAATGAACTGGGAAGAAATGAGATTTAAACATCGTTTTGCGATTGGGACTATCTGAGACACGTCATCGACAAAAAGAATAGCAACAAACTCTTCACCTTCCCAACGACACCAGAGATCAAAAGGACGGAGAGTTTGTTTAACAGTCATGGCGGTATTCATGAGAATCCTGTCTCCTATGGCATGACCGTAGGTATC
This sequence is a window from Thermospira aquatica. Protein-coding genes within it:
- a CDS encoding LysM peptidoglycan-binding domain-containing protein — protein: MRKLLVTLSIIGMVLWFAGCSSVPKKELEEAKKAIEQAQAVDAALFASSELAAAQNDYDAANKFVENKKNKEAKEKAVSSKQKADEAYSLARERRAEDIYQKNVALMNQIKENFGEKRAPEAYEDAVSSFNAFEQTYAKKDPDATYQEGSKLYEKLSPLAQKLLADVEQATAAVTAAQDKYYAAENRDIVKTYASKELSDAAVILQRAKEALANGDLEEAISLAQQASALIDGAITKAEQAYQQELASQQQVSPAEGNINTNKQKAEQYIDEAKKKLEELKKRRGSSYLPLEASFTYVAAGEGEEEVNDAMVEKYIKLAEDAYAREEYLDAIDYAREAIRLADMLLAMETAATYTVKLNPANRDCLWKIAGYMYNNRYWLWPMIWRANKYQIKDPDLIYPGQVFKIPPMVGEGK
- a CDS encoding putative ABC transporter permease; translation: MNPGFLQGPFVAVYGFGGVGIYLLSELFPFERWGVWAWIALVLLPSVVEYIAGWFTETWFGVKLWDYSDLPFHLHGRVCLLFSFFWGLLAVGVILWVQPALLSLIHSLPGEWRWLLTGWLSMYLVVDFWFSANMYQRYARWIRQLKENLSQIPERLIIPSMSLKESQRYFKRLFHPMEVFPHLAKQFRERLKETPDSFLEFVKRFLPRE
- a CDS encoding HD domain-containing protein, with the translated sequence MPLLVKRYTLAMVRRRIYLRLNTIRHHDNSILYHNLRVARVAYRWAMFLKKFFSRHIKTKALIRGALLNDFFFYDWRREKPPSGKLHAFEHPRESAKNAHYYYRITRRERNIILSHMWPLGIWPRYSESWLVSMADKWVSLKEFLRKWLKKEYTRV
- a CDS encoding dihydroorotate dehydrogenase codes for the protein MFETKIGQIVFRNPVMTASGTFGMGDPFRDFYDYSQLGGVVLKTLTPRPRKGNPPPRLYETPAGLLNSIGLENEGFDVFEREVLEKNPFAEWKTNVIVSLAGDEEGDFVQLASRCGKLPGVSAIELNLSCPNVHAGGATFDSEQEAVYRIVSEAIEQSSLPVFVKLSPQHDLVRNARVAEKAGAAAVTISNTYLGMAIDIHRKSFVFARKFAGFSGPAVKPMALAHVYRVSREVNIPVIASGGIASGEDAAEFLLAGARLLQIGTMGFVKPTLAVEVVDFLERFFGDVAPEPLS